A stretch of DNA from Francisella uliginis:
ATTTTCAAGATTAATATCTGGTTGCAATCCTAGTAACGAGTGTATTGTGTAGCCATGAGAAACTGTTGCTTGAGATATAACAGCATTAGCCTTACGCGTTGGTGCTGAAACAACTGACTTTTTAGGATATTCATCAAGAATTTTTTTTACAACTGTTGTCTTACCTGTGCCAGCAAACCCTGAAAGTAAAAAATAACTATCCTGACTTTTTAAGAATTTCTTAATCTGATTAATTGCTTCTAATTGCTGATCATTAAGAAGTATTTTTTGACCATTTGATAGGTAGAGGCTTTTATCTGTAGAAAAAAAGTTTTTTTGCATTACTTTTCAGATTCTGTAAATCTTGTAATAACTCTAGACATAACCATACTGTTTGAAATAACAACTTCATTACCGTTTTCATCGGCAAGTTTAGTATATAAAAAACCTATAGATTTAACTGTACCTGTCACTCCTCCAAGATCAACCTTCTCATCTACCTCAAAAGGTTTACTAAAAGCAAGCATAATACCAGAAGCAACTATACTATAAGATGTTTTCAAAGACATTGAAATACCAAAAACAATACCTGTTAAAACTCCTGTTATAGGCGATATCGGAACTCCCAGCTTTGCTAACGCTATAACAACAACTAGAATCAAAAATATTGCATATATTAAATTTGCTAGAAACTGTGATACAGTATTATCATATTCTTTTAAGAACTCATAAGTTAGAGATCTAACATATTTTGAAGCAAAAAAGCCTGCTACTAGAATTATTATTGCAATAAAAACATTCATTAAAAATGATCCCCCTGTATTAATTGTTTGCATTTAGTCTCTCCTTATAAACTTTTTTTGAGTGAGTAAGTATATATATAGCTATAATACTTAAAATAACAGATATAGATGCACAAGTAACCTCTTCTAGTAATTGTTCATGCGTTATTCTAGAAATCAACGCATGAAGTATAAATAATACATTCTCAACTAAGAATAATGCCATACTAATAGCAAAAATAGAGATACAAATAGAGAACCTGTATAAAAATGCTGAAATCCCAAATAATAACAATAAAGGATAAACAACTATTTGTAAGATTGTTATAAATAATTCATGCGGAAAAACCTGACATTCAGGATCATACCTTATTGTTAA
This window harbors:
- a CDS encoding mechanosensitive ion channel domain-containing protein, translating into MQTINTGGSFLMNVFIAIIILVAGFFASKYVRSLTYEFLKEYDNTVSQFLANLIYAIFLILVVVIALAKLGVPISPITGVLTGIVFGISMSLKTSYSIVASGIMLAFSKPFEVDEKVDLGGVTGTVKSIGFLYTKLADENGNEVVISNSMVMSRVITRFTESEK